The Calypte anna isolate BGI_N300 chromosome 3, bCalAnn1_v1.p, whole genome shotgun sequence genome segment AAACACATTCCCATCCTTGTTTTGTGACATTATAGATGCGCTATGAGGGATGGCTCTGAACCTTCCTGTAGGCCTTCCCctaaggagaaaggggaaagtgaaaagaagggaagggcagCAGTATCTGCCCAATAGAGTTGATCTGGGACCTGATCAGTGTGGGACGAAAAGGCTATTCCTCACTGTGCTCTCCTGTCTTCTaagaatacaaattaaaaaaataatctgtccAAAATAATCTGTAGTGTATTTGACACTACGGAAGGATTGTTCACCTTGTATTACCTTCACCTCTTCAAATTCTAGCTTCAACCTCTGTTTTACTGAGAAATCTGATAACATGCACAGGAAGGTCAGCTGCAAAGCATTTAATTTGTTCAGAGTctaaccttaaaaaaaccaaacctctgaGCAGATATATGACACGATGGCATTTCTGATGGCCAGGAGGAGATGAGGCATAATAAGGTCTAGATCCAGCTACATACAGAGCCAGCTGAGAGCAAAGGGTGACCAAAGAAAATTTAGGAAGGAGCAACTTCTTCTATTTCTGTATCTAAGGAAATCTCTCTTATTTTGAAACTGATTTATGGTCATCTGGATACTgttaaaattaatatgaaacAAGTATGCCACAAAGATAGAAAATAGCTCATGGTGCATGCAATAAAATTTCATCTCAAACTCTGAGCATGCATTGCAGTTTGCCACTGTGACAGGAAACCAAATATCACATGTGAATGTATGAATTGCCCATGGAGCCACTGGGAGGCTGTAAAAGCGAAGCAACACCATGGTATTTCTGTGGATCCCTGGGTCATGACAGCCTTAAAAAGCAGGGGTTGAGGAACCACTATCTACCTTTGTAAGTGACACATGGACCTTTTGAATCAAGTTTTAATAGTATTCATTTCCTCTTTGAATCATGAATTTTGTTCGGTGAGGTACAGAAGGCAGATAATCAGAGGAAACAGTTAATCTCACACCTGCCTACATACTACATATCTGTCACCTATGTAGCCAATGCTCACAGAGCTAATAAAAACCCTAGCATTCACACACGACTGGAAGAGGTCCAGCTTCCAGGAGTCTTCAAACACCAGGTTAAACTGCAAGGGCAACAACCACAGTGAGAAGCACAGGAACATTCAAGGCAAAAAGTGGTTGTATAAAGAGGAAGGAAACTGATGACAAACAAGTAGAAAACAGGCTCCAGAAAAGAACACCCCTAATCTCTTAAACTGACATCTGCAATAGATTCGCCTGAATTTTCCCAAAACTTGGGGAAAGGTTACACTCTGGAAAATGATTGCACAATGACACataaggagagagagaaagggagagaaactttGGACGAACAAATTGAGATGTTCAGAAAAATCTTACCCTCTCCTCCCTACCCATCTGCTTGAAATCTGGAGAACTCTTGGAGTATTGTTTCCTACCCGGATGCCAAGGCCTATTTCTAACTGTGTATTGTTTTGCTGTGTGAAAGCAGCACAGGATATAAGAGCTGGTGAGCCTGCCATGAGCCCAGCCAGAGGGGAGCCAAGAGATGAGTGTCCTGCTTCTCATTAGCACTGGCAAAACGCCCAGGATTTGTCTGACTTTTCTATGCAGTGAACCAGTACTCTGTAACTTGCTTCTGATTTACAATTAACAGGTTACCAAACCTCACCTGGCAAGGGAAGGAGGGCAAACTGGTGATATCTTCTCTACAGCTAGAAAGCTCCATTCAGGAGTAAATAGACTTCAGCCCAGAAAGAAGCATGAATGTATTTGACTGCTGATTTAATCACTTTCTAGCCTGGACAAGTTTGCTGGGGCCATACCAAACATCTCAGATCTGTTTCCCTGTTCAACTGATACAGACAACAGATGGGAGTGCTCTTCTCTGCCCTGACCCATTTGTCCCAGGGGAAGGTAGGGTGGAGTTGCTGTGTAATGGTGATGATAGTGAAGCAAGGGAATATGAATACCCTGACCGAGCAAGCTGTGAAGCATCCAGCATGCcaacttttaaaaagttgaGGTGTAGTTAATACACATATGGGAGTAGAGGAGAAGTAGATCTCTCTTGAGATTCTTCCTATCATTCAAGCCTTTATGTGGCTTTTAGACTCTTAGTACTGTTTTGCACAGTTTTTCACTTTCTAAACTATTTAGTTTAGATAGTATAAGTTGGAAGAAAAGAATGCTGCTGTTGCTAACTCATTATCTGACAAATTTAGCCCCATCTTCTTGTTCACTGTACATGAATATCTTGTTAGATTATCACCCAAACGTGTAGTTCCTCAGTTTGGCCTGTGGGGTGTTACTCTCAATTTGGTGATTGAAATATTGAATTATGAGAATAGGTGTTGTATGACTGATGACAAGTATTGCAGTATGATCCTCCCAGGAAAAACAATAATTTCCCATTATTTATCCATATGAACCTTTGCCCAAAGTCCCTAGCAAGTCCTGATATTCCCTCTTAGCAGTCAGGTTCAAGCTGTGCACCAAAAGCAAACTTTACCAAAACAGGATCTTCTATCTTCAAAGTGTGCAGGCAAGAGTGATTTTGCTGGACAAAATGAATTTTACCTCTGTCACAAGAGAGGTCCCTGGGGAGTTGTAGACCCAGCCATCCCGGCAGGGACCAAGGGGAGCAGCGCTCTGGTTGCCCACAAGGCTGCCAAGGGGGTCGGTGCAGCTGACGCCTGTTGTGTTCCAGTCCACCTCATACCTCCTGCAGCGGCTGCTGAAACTGTCCCCGTGGCCACCCCACTCGGGAACCGTCAGattcagctgctcctccaggctCCAGCCACAGCGCTGGCTCAGCTCAGCCACCCCGGGGCTGAAGCAGGGATGCTCGGGGATGAACCCTAAGGAGATGACACCCACGTACACCGGGGTGAAGGAGGCAGAAAGCAGGCAGAAGAGTAAGAGGGTTTGTTTGTGAAAGAAGCTGAATTCCCCGATCTGCTCTAAAATGCCATCCAGGGTTGACCTCTTTGCATGTTGCTTCTCATAAAAATACCTAActcagctgctttccagggCTTTGCCTTTCACTGCATGCTGAAATGATAGCCGAAGTGTTAGCTCCCAAGCCacaaacaaataattaataaatttagTGAATTGTCAAGCCCTGCATCACAATCTTTGTTTCTCAAATGCCATTTCTAACAAAACTGTGGCTCTTTTGTTTTGACctgttattaatttcttttgtatatGACACACTTGGAATTCAAGAGCTGATGTCTTAGATTACAGCCCTTTCAGTCCTCCCCTGtgagtctgtctgtctgtcagtaTGGAGTGGGTAATAACTCCTTTGTCCAGCATTTTCAGAGGCAATGCAGGGAATGTTATCTTCTCCCTGTTATTTACACATCTGGAGACCTTTCTAATTTAAATTCGCTTGATAGAGATGACCTCTTTGGGGATGtagaagaaaacactgcagagaaGACACAACAAAGTGGCAGATTTCTTTTAGGAACCTAATAGTTAAAGAATAGTGTTGTGCCCCAAAAAGCAAGCATGGCCCAAGGACCCATCACCAGCCCTTGTGAGCTCACCctgccctctgcctcctgccctgaACCCCTGGAAATagtctgcagaggctgctgtaAATCACAGCCCTGTCTCACAAAGGATTTACAGCTATTCCATGGGAATTAGACAATGCTAATGTGTAAATGTGTGCTTAAGCAATGAAGACATCCTCAGCCTCTAACTGAGGGGGATGATATATGTCCTGTTCCCATAGCCGTGGCTGCATAAGATCCTTTCATGTTGTTCCCCATTTGCCTGGCCTGTAAACAATTAGCTTTTGTTAAAATAGCATAAGCAATGATGGAGAACTGGAAGAGGTTCAGTGCAGCTGAACAACATCAAAAGTGtggatttggaaaaaaataatctgtgggCAAATATTTCTGCCTGCAATTTTTCTTCAGACAGGTTTTCTTACCCCTTTTTCTAAGCCGAACTGTAAGGACTTTGCAGCTTGTTCAGTGCTTCTGATGGCAATCCCTGAGCAGGTTGCTGCCACTGAGTTGATTTCCCCCTGAGGAGCACTCAGTGACCTCTTCAAGTTTTATGAAGTACAAAACTAAACAATGAGCCctggaggaaagcagaagtGATAAGTAAAGTGGTGTTTCAAAGGGCTATTAATCACCAGTCCTGTTGAGTTACACTGACTGGCCTACCTAGGAACTGTCATGAATCACAAATGGGACTGCTACTTTTCAATCAACATCTCTCACAGCTAAGAAAGCCCAGAACTTTGACCATTTACAACTAAAATGTTCACCTATTTCTGCTCAGGTCTGGCTTATATCAGAAGGAGGGAACGGTCTAACCCTCTGGCAGCTTTCAAACCTTGCACCCACCTGCTCGCAGACTTCTCAGCAGTGCACATATTTGATGCATTTGTCAATAGGTAACACCTGTAGCAGCCAGAACTGAACTATAtgcaacagaaaatgcagagagtATCCTGGATAGCTTCTTTATTCCCTTTCCTGATTCGGCCTAGTGTCATTTCATGGttgagggaggggaaggaagccCAATGCAAATATTGTATTGATAAGACAATTATGCTGGCAGAAAgttgtatttctgcttttgagaCAGATTCCTGTTCTTTCTCTTGGAAAAGCTCCAGTGCCAGTTGAGTATTCTCTGGCAGTAAAGTCCTACAGTGGGAGTCACTACTGTGTAGCTTCAGCTGTTGCATGATGTTCAAAGGTTTTGATATTGACAGATGAGCTGCCCATGAATATCCCGACAGAAGTCCCTCCTGTATAGGGTGACAACAGTCTTAGGGAACTGAGTGGTGCATCCCACCAGAATTAGGGGATGTGAAGTCCCATCAGCATAAGGACACGTGTCTCCTGTCACCTGGACACACATAAGTGTGATCTCTTTAAGTCACTTTGCAGcactttttcttctatttcactGGTGACAGGCTAGGAAGTAAGCATGCATACAGATCTGAATGCATGGTAGATCTGAATACATGGGAATGGAGGCA includes the following:
- the LOC103525261 gene encoding LOW QUALITY PROTEIN: solute carrier family 22 member 2-like (The sequence of the model RefSeq protein was modified relative to this genomic sequence to represent the inferred CDS: substituted 1 base at 1 genomic stop codon), translating into MIEQGHVPMGELLSSFGGPTDLLTPRRNGRAGTGQGAGAWEKTGISSPESWRGQGIPGGLSAGYVLVPGSSMGTDQQAALTVSVVVPSHNLRAEKVVFNQSDECPHRVSPALSLKQHAKRSTLDGILEQIGEFSFFHKQTLLLFCLLSASFTPVYVGVISLGFIPEHPCFSPGVAELSQRCGWSLEEQLNLTVPEWGGHGDSFSSRCRRYEVDWNTTGVSCTDPLGSLVGNQSAAPLGPCRDGWVYNSPGTSLVTEFNLVFEDSWKLDLFQSCVNARVFISSVSIGYIGDRYGCKLCLLVTVLISAISGVLMAFAPRYRWMVSFHLIQXLVSNGGCLTGYILSLQ